The following coding sequences lie in one Myxococcus xanthus genomic window:
- a CDS encoding YqiA/YcfP family alpha/beta fold hydrolase encodes MSTSTTSPSAVGPRWLYLHGFASGPDSKKGVAVARHYADQGIPVERLNLRVPSMEQLRLSAMLDTVLAAMGGPEERVVLIGSSLGGLTAARVAEQDARVCALVLLAPAFRVVPQLRRRMGNAAWQHWQTSGWIETDDFATQRKVRIHSGFIADAEAVDARTGGWPDVRVPTLIIHGRQDDTCDVQNSRQWSEGKRHVRLVEVDDGHELTASLPLILEETEVFLQPWGARGPRAQSSMP; translated from the coding sequence ATGAGCACTTCGACGACATCGCCTTCCGCCGTGGGTCCTCGCTGGCTGTACCTGCACGGCTTCGCCTCGGGTCCGGATTCGAAGAAGGGCGTGGCCGTGGCCCGGCACTACGCGGACCAGGGCATTCCGGTGGAGCGGTTGAACCTCCGCGTCCCCTCCATGGAGCAACTGCGCCTGAGCGCCATGCTGGACACGGTGCTGGCCGCGATGGGCGGGCCCGAGGAGCGGGTGGTGCTCATCGGCTCCAGCCTGGGAGGCCTCACTGCGGCCCGAGTGGCGGAGCAGGACGCCCGCGTGTGTGCGCTGGTGCTGCTGGCGCCCGCCTTCCGCGTCGTCCCGCAGCTGCGCCGGAGAATGGGGAACGCGGCGTGGCAGCATTGGCAGACGTCGGGCTGGATTGAGACGGACGACTTCGCGACGCAGCGCAAGGTCCGCATCCATTCGGGCTTCATCGCCGACGCGGAGGCAGTGGACGCCCGCACCGGTGGCTGGCCCGACGTGCGCGTCCCGACGCTCATCATCCACGGCCGTCAGGATGACACCTGTGACGTCCAAAACTCGCGCCAGTGGTCGGAGGGCAAGCGCCACGTCCGGCTGGTGGAGGTGGACGATGGCCACGAGCTCACCGCGTCACTGCCGCTGATCCTGGAGGAGACGGAGGTGTTCCTCCAACCCTGGGGCGCCCGGGGTCCTCGTGCTCAAAGCTCGATGCCGTAA
- a CDS encoding AAA family ATPase, translating into MQSMPGGRRGGLRVPLRVMKSCRHACLGVARRIPADSPTTAALSEGGVGWGPACASGGQVWKLGWCSMSSTFESAAFAVRDALSSAGRGLVEREAMVELVALSAVAGEHLLVIGPPGTAKSEAVRRTARVLGGSYFEYLLGRFTEPSELFGPVDLRKLREGIVETETQGMLPEAEVAFLDEVFLGSTAILNTLLGLLNERTFRRGHTRMRCPLRVCVGASNALPEDESLAAFADRFLARIFVEPVPDPRLEELLAGGASLWGDADAQVTSLESLDVVAQVAREADLSGVRPHLAHALRTLRAAGVALSDRRAVKVQKLIAAAAALAGRRTPGTADLWPLVYAVPTKEAQALARDVLRDVLAGTENPALPAAALEASAGPLARARRIASAGQALLAERPVDGNGEALAAWRLKLEGVAREMDAGFAPESLPDDLKVLRAEVAGVLASGASGLESSETEVAV; encoded by the coding sequence TTGCAGTCTATGCCTGGAGGCCGCCGTGGGGGACTCCGAGTGCCGCTGCGTGTCATGAAATCATGCAGACACGCGTGCCTCGGTGTGGCCAGGCGCATCCCTGCGGACAGTCCAACTACTGCCGCCCTGTCGGAGGGAGGGGTGGGGTGGGGACCTGCATGCGCTTCCGGAGGGCAAGTCTGGAAGCTAGGGTGGTGTTCCATGTCCAGCACCTTCGAATCCGCCGCCTTCGCCGTTCGTGACGCACTCTCCAGTGCGGGCCGGGGCCTGGTCGAACGCGAGGCGATGGTGGAGCTCGTCGCGCTCTCCGCCGTGGCGGGGGAGCACCTGCTCGTCATCGGCCCGCCGGGCACCGCGAAGAGCGAGGCGGTGCGGCGCACCGCACGTGTCCTGGGCGGCTCATACTTCGAATACCTCCTGGGTCGCTTCACCGAGCCCTCCGAGCTCTTCGGCCCCGTGGACCTTCGCAAGCTGCGCGAGGGCATCGTCGAAACAGAGACCCAGGGCATGCTGCCCGAGGCCGAGGTCGCCTTCCTCGATGAGGTGTTCCTCGGCTCCACCGCCATCCTGAATACGCTGCTGGGCCTCCTCAATGAGCGCACCTTCCGGCGCGGCCACACCCGGATGCGCTGCCCCCTGCGCGTCTGTGTGGGCGCCTCCAATGCCTTGCCGGAAGACGAGTCGCTGGCCGCCTTCGCGGACCGCTTCCTCGCACGCATCTTCGTCGAGCCCGTGCCAGACCCGCGGCTGGAGGAATTGCTCGCGGGCGGCGCTTCACTGTGGGGGGACGCGGACGCGCAAGTCACCTCGCTGGAGTCCCTGGACGTGGTCGCCCAGGTCGCGCGTGAGGCGGACCTCTCCGGGGTGCGCCCTCATCTGGCGCATGCGCTGCGCACGTTGCGCGCCGCGGGCGTGGCCTTGTCCGACCGCCGCGCGGTGAAGGTCCAGAAGCTCATCGCCGCCGCCGCGGCGCTCGCGGGCCGGCGCACGCCAGGGACCGCGGACCTGTGGCCGCTCGTGTATGCCGTGCCGACGAAGGAGGCCCAGGCGCTCGCTCGGGACGTGCTGCGGGACGTGCTCGCCGGGACGGAGAACCCGGCCCTGCCGGCGGCGGCGCTGGAGGCCAGCGCGGGCCCCCTGGCGCGTGCGCGGCGCATCGCTTCCGCGGGGCAGGCGCTGCTGGCGGAGCGGCCCGTGGATGGCAATGGCGAGGCGCTCGCCGCGTGGCGGCTCAAGTTGGAGGGCGTGGCGCGAGAGATGGACGCGGGCTTCGCTCCCGAGTCGCTTCCCGATGACTTGAAGGTGCTTCGCGCGGAGGTGGCGGGTGTGCTCGCCTCCGGCGCTTCAGGGCTCGAGTCGTCCGAAACGGAGGTGGCGGTGTGA
- a CDS encoding bpX6 domain-containing protein, producing MSTARAGLRPRQQVHRGTVRASAFWLDPALLGEAEARRRILAVWTPDMSVHTVAGGYLVEMSAPRTVVCEAALGLPLTREYGVLSSAPLSPAERRHPSLHEGAVLLVLRGRSLVFSAGAMPRVDVSTWLDVSAWTLRAPETLGAPPPPVPVLEPVPPPSRERFGPGVPEPSPEAQKMLAGMEGRRAPVAAGARRPGWWARLREKFSRQGTAVRGGGESGRGWPGWMARLGAALLGSVAPGALQGPSPWSWLSDWMMRNTLLGAWVRQRKSEYVRRLFDMFEEGNLDEALRHAIPLSKELSEDAREALGLPGPRAQLTLQTEARGAAGSVFGGGANLYSALQQRYREAFRRFEREGRIDEAAFVLAELLGAVEEAVSFLERHGRFKLAAELAEGRKLAPGLVVRQWFLAQDVARAVAIARRSGAFGDAVARLERSNPPEALALRLLWAETLAEAGDYARAVQVVWPVAKNRAPAREWLERGVASGGATGARLLAMWATAFADGLTVAGARVRELLDDDAPERASERFVFGLALVEEPPSANRTALVVPTLRALLRDRAAGNARFTSDLSLIKRLLGAAPDGTLRTDLPSLADNIHRAWRDTHERPRIDVTVRASEAGTFTLHDVVVLPDGRLLYALGEAGARLVREDGRTVAHFDVPAFHLVPSIHGDRVLALARRDEVWRLSRLDLVARRCSPWVDMSLTDWSRSYDGNVWFVSSENMVMMVDALAADCRALWRVPELASRAFPIAADATHMSFIVGTQERWTYTLADGPTLRDRSELPPEVSDPKMVSWHQSVVPDGEAAVLCMEYPSNPEDVARGWNNLRSSLAWVQPVTLRNRVRTERDHETLKGIFLSREWFLELMDLGTDWQLHLTDRRGFSRAVLTFEGNVRPRVRLTDSILLAFDEGGRGVWLDLESGEVRHLPVP from the coding sequence ATGAGCACGGCACGTGCGGGGCTACGGCCCCGGCAGCAGGTGCATCGGGGCACGGTCCGGGCCTCGGCTTTCTGGCTCGATCCGGCCCTGCTCGGTGAGGCGGAGGCTCGGCGCCGGATTCTGGCGGTGTGGACGCCCGACATGTCCGTTCACACCGTGGCGGGTGGATATCTTGTGGAGATGTCCGCGCCACGCACGGTGGTGTGCGAAGCCGCGCTGGGGCTGCCGCTCACTCGGGAGTACGGGGTCCTCTCCTCGGCGCCCTTGTCTCCAGCGGAGCGTCGGCACCCGAGTCTCCATGAAGGCGCGGTGTTGCTGGTGCTCAGGGGACGGTCCCTGGTGTTCTCTGCCGGTGCGATGCCGCGGGTGGATGTGTCGACATGGCTCGACGTGTCCGCGTGGACGCTCCGAGCCCCGGAGACGCTGGGCGCGCCGCCGCCCCCCGTGCCCGTGCTGGAGCCTGTGCCTCCGCCGTCGCGCGAACGCTTCGGTCCCGGCGTGCCCGAGCCGTCACCTGAAGCACAGAAAATGCTCGCGGGCATGGAGGGGCGCCGCGCTCCCGTCGCCGCTGGGGCGCGCCGCCCGGGATGGTGGGCACGGCTGCGCGAGAAGTTCTCCCGTCAGGGAACGGCGGTGCGCGGAGGCGGCGAGTCCGGGCGTGGCTGGCCAGGGTGGATGGCGCGGCTTGGGGCCGCGCTCTTGGGATCGGTGGCCCCCGGAGCACTCCAGGGCCCGAGTCCCTGGAGCTGGCTGTCCGACTGGATGATGCGCAACACCCTGCTCGGCGCGTGGGTGCGGCAGCGGAAGTCGGAGTACGTGCGCCGCCTCTTCGACATGTTCGAGGAGGGCAACCTCGACGAGGCTTTGCGGCACGCCATTCCACTGAGCAAGGAGCTGAGCGAGGACGCACGCGAGGCCTTGGGGCTGCCAGGGCCTCGTGCGCAACTCACCCTCCAGACGGAGGCGCGGGGAGCGGCGGGGTCCGTGTTCGGGGGAGGAGCTAACCTCTACTCCGCGCTCCAGCAGCGCTACCGCGAGGCCTTCCGTCGCTTCGAGCGCGAGGGACGCATCGACGAAGCCGCGTTCGTCCTCGCGGAGCTGCTGGGCGCCGTCGAGGAAGCCGTGTCCTTCCTGGAGCGGCATGGCCGCTTCAAGCTGGCGGCGGAGCTGGCCGAGGGGCGCAAGCTGGCTCCAGGGCTCGTGGTGCGTCAGTGGTTCCTGGCTCAGGACGTAGCGCGCGCCGTCGCCATCGCCCGACGCAGTGGTGCCTTCGGGGACGCGGTGGCGCGGCTGGAGCGTTCGAATCCACCGGAGGCCCTTGCGCTCCGCCTGCTGTGGGCGGAGACGCTCGCCGAGGCCGGCGACTACGCGCGCGCCGTTCAGGTGGTGTGGCCGGTGGCGAAGAATCGTGCCCCGGCGCGCGAATGGCTGGAGCGGGGCGTGGCGAGTGGTGGCGCGACGGGCGCTCGGCTGCTGGCGATGTGGGCCACGGCGTTCGCGGATGGGCTGACGGTGGCGGGTGCGCGGGTGCGTGAGTTGCTCGACGATGACGCGCCGGAACGCGCGTCCGAGCGCTTCGTCTTTGGACTGGCGCTCGTGGAAGAGCCTCCTTCCGCCAACCGCACCGCGCTGGTGGTGCCCACGCTGCGCGCGTTGCTTCGGGACCGGGCGGCGGGCAATGCCCGTTTCACCTCGGACCTGAGCCTCATCAAGCGCTTGTTGGGCGCCGCGCCCGACGGCACCTTGCGCACGGACCTGCCGTCGCTGGCCGACAATATCCACCGCGCGTGGCGCGATACCCACGAACGGCCGCGCATCGACGTCACGGTGCGGGCCTCTGAAGCGGGGACCTTCACGCTTCATGACGTGGTGGTGCTGCCAGACGGCCGGCTGCTGTACGCACTGGGGGAAGCGGGGGCGCGGCTGGTTCGCGAGGACGGCCGGACGGTGGCGCACTTCGACGTGCCGGCCTTCCACCTGGTGCCTTCCATCCATGGGGACCGGGTCCTGGCACTCGCGCGGCGGGACGAGGTGTGGCGCCTGTCCCGGCTGGACCTGGTCGCACGCAGGTGCAGCCCCTGGGTCGATATGTCATTGACGGACTGGTCCCGCAGCTACGACGGCAATGTCTGGTTTGTGTCCTCTGAAAACATGGTGATGATGGTGGATGCGCTCGCCGCTGACTGCCGCGCGCTCTGGCGAGTCCCGGAACTTGCAAGCCGTGCGTTTCCCATTGCGGCGGATGCCACACACATGAGTTTCATCGTCGGAACACAGGAGCGGTGGACGTATACGCTCGCGGACGGGCCCACATTGCGCGACCGTTCGGAGCTGCCTCCAGAGGTGTCGGACCCGAAAATGGTGAGCTGGCATCAGTCCGTGGTCCCGGATGGTGAGGCTGCTGTCCTGTGCATGGAATATCCCTCCAACCCCGAGGATGTGGCACGCGGATGGAATAATCTGAGGAGTTCGCTGGCTTGGGTGCAGCCCGTGACACTTCGCAATCGGGTTCGGACGGAGCGCGACCACGAGACGCTCAAGGGCATCTTTCTCTCGAGGGAATGGTTTTTGGAGTTGATGGATTTGGGGACGGATTGGCAGCTTCATTTGACAGACAGGCGCGGATTTTCCCGCGCCGTGTTGACGTTCGAAGGGAATGTCCGCCCGAGGGTGCGGCTTACGGACAGCATCTTGCTGGCATTCGACGAGGGTGGCCGGGGCGTGTGGCTGGATTTGGAGAGCGGTGAGGTCCGGCACTTGCCGGTGCCTTGA
- a CDS encoding sensor histidine kinase, with translation MSGRARFAWALVVGLLGHALNRFPVEVIPGIDILLGFFLIIPAAPLLGPWCAGLAAGIATSATVQLWGHPWSMLGSMMEGVVLGALTRRYWPLQADGLFWLGGIPYLIIVSHRLGVDVTAASTLAIAVKQAINSLVPALLTQVVLMTPMARARLWPLLTPALRTFTLSSAVGSALLLALVLPLLMVGTLEGRARYAAERRRMDDQGLSTAHLLAETVDAELSTAQSQTALLASIVTNWWEREGERPPQPQMEELLRDWVYHSAFALNFGIGDSDGSLVAIWPPLGVAAQPMAGANFADRSYFRDVRSKRKPVVSGVFAGRGSVTGPVMVAVSPLLRQQRFEGFTLVAINLPRMRAVAQERLAPGQRALLVDPDGNVAFDTGATPGPEPQSLKGTALGELLSTLPATGTRTYDTEPQAPPLRRTLEARHLATAPLLQPGWRVLVEHPMRDMDFSVIGTYSALMATLALTLVLAIPITRLLTRMLSRPVEAVSQAAGRMAAGERDVRAFGTRHRAGAIEVEKLGLAFDEMAARLQRHLEEVERVSQAKAAFFSIASHELKTPLATLKLRLQRLRPDTVRQQDLVLMDRQVDRLARLVNQLLDVSELASGRLSLAQVPLELSALVRRVSERRAASAPQHPLKLSLERVDGWWDEPRLEQVVYNLVDNAIRYSPEGGPVEVVLRREGNDALLEVKDRGVGLGPRGGEELFSRALRGSTLSTISRVEGLGVGLYLSREIITRHGGSIHLAAREGGGTCAIVRLPRNDPREA, from the coding sequence ATGAGCGGGCGCGCACGGTTTGCCTGGGCGCTGGTGGTGGGGCTGTTGGGCCATGCGCTCAACCGATTTCCCGTGGAGGTCATCCCAGGCATCGACATCCTGCTGGGCTTCTTCCTCATCATCCCCGCGGCCCCGCTGCTGGGGCCCTGGTGCGCGGGGCTCGCGGCCGGCATCGCCACGTCCGCCACCGTCCAACTGTGGGGCCACCCCTGGAGCATGCTGGGTTCGATGATGGAAGGGGTCGTCCTGGGCGCGCTGACCCGGCGCTACTGGCCCCTTCAGGCGGACGGGCTCTTCTGGCTGGGAGGCATCCCCTACCTCATCATCGTCAGCCATCGCCTGGGCGTGGACGTCACGGCGGCGAGCACGCTCGCCATTGCGGTCAAGCAGGCGATCAACAGCCTGGTGCCGGCGCTGCTGACGCAGGTGGTGCTGATGACGCCCATGGCGCGCGCGCGGCTGTGGCCCCTGCTGACGCCCGCGCTGCGCACCTTCACCCTGTCGTCGGCGGTGGGCTCGGCGCTGCTGCTGGCGCTGGTGCTGCCGTTGCTGATGGTGGGAACGCTGGAGGGCCGGGCCCGCTATGCCGCCGAGCGGCGGCGGATGGACGACCAGGGCCTCTCCACCGCCCATCTGCTGGCGGAGACGGTGGACGCGGAGTTGTCCACCGCCCAATCCCAGACCGCCTTGCTGGCGAGCATCGTCACGAATTGGTGGGAGCGCGAAGGGGAGCGTCCACCCCAGCCGCAGATGGAGGAGTTGCTGCGGGACTGGGTGTATCACTCCGCGTTCGCGCTCAACTTCGGCATCGGGGACAGCGACGGCAGCCTGGTGGCCATCTGGCCGCCGCTGGGCGTGGCGGCCCAACCGATGGCGGGCGCCAACTTCGCCGACCGCTCCTACTTCCGGGACGTCCGCAGCAAGCGCAAGCCCGTGGTGAGTGGCGTGTTCGCGGGCCGGGGCTCGGTGACGGGTCCCGTCATGGTCGCCGTCTCGCCGTTGCTGCGGCAGCAGCGCTTCGAAGGCTTCACGTTGGTGGCCATCAACCTGCCTCGGATGCGAGCGGTGGCGCAGGAGCGCCTGGCTCCCGGTCAGCGCGCGCTGCTGGTGGACCCGGACGGCAACGTGGCCTTTGACACCGGCGCCACGCCCGGGCCGGAGCCACAGTCCCTGAAGGGCACCGCGCTGGGGGAGCTGCTGTCGACGCTGCCCGCCACGGGCACCCGCACCTACGACACGGAGCCCCAGGCCCCCCCGTTGCGGCGGACCCTGGAGGCGCGGCACCTGGCCACCGCGCCGCTGCTCCAACCGGGTTGGCGCGTCCTGGTGGAACATCCGATGCGCGACATGGACTTCAGCGTCATCGGCACCTACAGCGCGCTGATGGCCACGCTGGCACTGACGCTGGTGCTGGCCATTCCCATCACCCGCCTGCTGACGCGCATGCTCTCCAGGCCGGTGGAAGCCGTGTCCCAGGCCGCCGGCCGCATGGCCGCGGGCGAACGCGACGTGCGCGCCTTTGGAACGCGCCACCGCGCAGGCGCCATCGAGGTGGAGAAGCTGGGCCTGGCCTTCGACGAGATGGCGGCCCGGCTCCAGCGGCACCTGGAGGAAGTGGAGCGCGTCAGCCAGGCCAAGGCGGCCTTCTTCTCCATCGCCAGCCATGAGTTGAAGACGCCCCTGGCCACCCTCAAGCTGCGCTTGCAGCGGCTGCGTCCGGACACCGTGCGCCAGCAGGACCTGGTCCTCATGGACCGGCAGGTGGACCGGCTGGCGCGGCTGGTCAACCAACTGCTGGATGTGTCCGAGCTGGCCAGCGGCCGGCTGTCACTGGCGCAGGTGCCCCTGGAGCTGTCCGCGCTGGTGCGGCGGGTGTCGGAGCGGCGCGCGGCGTCCGCGCCCCAGCACCCACTGAAGCTGAGCCTGGAGCGCGTGGACGGTTGGTGGGACGAGCCCCGGCTGGAGCAGGTCGTCTACAACCTGGTGGACAATGCCATCCGCTACAGCCCGGAGGGCGGACCGGTGGAGGTGGTGCTCCGGCGGGAGGGCAATGACGCGCTGCTGGAGGTGAAGGACCGGGGCGTGGGACTGGGGCCGCGCGGGGGCGAGGAGCTCTTCAGCCGGGCGCTTCGCGGCAGCACGCTGTCCACCATCAGCCGCGTGGAGGGCCTGGGCGTGGGATTGTATTTGAGCCGTGAAATCATCACCCGCCATGGCGGCAGCATCCACCTGGCCGCCCGCGAGGGCGGCGGCACCTGCGCCATCGTCCGCCTGCCCCGGAACGACCCGCGCGAGGCGTGA
- a CDS encoding PAS domain S-box protein yields MSAWEVEVRRIPAAQALPRLALRDGLPRLLEVVASLMRRGSPGGVGDGLGDIPDRHAIERLGEGFDLRQVVTEYRLLRACVLRLWTSRENATHRPEAELVFHEAMDEAVAASVSRYSLARERTLQALDRISTAALGSADAAELLPALLQVLRETVAVVDVAAVLLLEEDVLRVQSVVGSGMAVGDVVRMGEGFTGTIAATRQPLLVRAARTDSRVSEPSLRDADLSALFGVPLLLGAQLMGVVLMGSRATHELSEEDQFLFRAMAARTTALLLQAQAHAREREARAVAEASLERLRESEAGLRRWAQVFKRLGVGVAVVDATEERLREVNPAFARMHGYSPEELTGRRLEDTYAPEARGVLPRHVAAANSKPSHEYESLHMRKDGTRFPAFTHVTAFKDESGRVEQRVATVVDITQRRAMEMDRQRLLGAIEAERARLASVLDQMPAGVFIADAPSGRLVMASRQVEVITGRPFHPSTSMQDYMSDNGVSLHPDGRPYAMEELPLTRSLHHGEVVQGEEMLIPREDGQNIAVLLSSAPILDREGTIVAAVATMVDVSERRRAQEASLQAARFGERLIAIVSHDLRNPLNAIQLSATQLLHSEALPERERRLVTRIARSGDRMKRMISELLDFTRGRLGGGIPIQRTAGDFRAVVRLGVDELEAAWPERKLAFRVEPGRYEGEWDGDRLLQVVSNLGGNALQYSPADAPVSFKLYDDGDFVVLEVQNPGEPISPEMLPRLFDPFRRGAMAGVGGASSSGLGLGLYIVEQVVKGHGGRIEVTSTAQAGTTVRVTLPRLPMA; encoded by the coding sequence ATGTCCGCGTGGGAGGTGGAGGTGCGCCGCATCCCCGCGGCCCAGGCGCTGCCAAGGCTCGCGCTGCGCGACGGGTTGCCCCGGCTGCTGGAGGTCGTCGCCTCGCTGATGCGCCGCGGCTCGCCCGGCGGCGTGGGGGATGGCCTGGGGGATATTCCGGACCGGCATGCCATCGAGCGGCTGGGGGAAGGCTTCGACCTGCGGCAGGTGGTGACGGAGTACCGGCTGCTGCGCGCGTGCGTGCTGCGCTTGTGGACGTCCCGGGAGAACGCCACCCACCGCCCGGAGGCGGAGCTCGTCTTCCACGAGGCCATGGATGAGGCGGTGGCGGCCTCCGTCAGCCGCTACTCGCTGGCGCGCGAGCGCACGTTGCAGGCGCTGGACCGCATCAGCACCGCGGCCCTGGGCAGCGCCGACGCCGCGGAGCTGTTGCCGGCCCTCCTCCAGGTCCTGCGGGAGACCGTGGCCGTGGTGGACGTGGCGGCCGTCCTGCTGCTGGAAGAGGACGTCCTGCGGGTGCAGAGCGTGGTGGGCTCGGGGATGGCCGTGGGGGACGTGGTGCGCATGGGGGAGGGCTTCACGGGCACCATCGCGGCCACGCGGCAGCCGCTGCTGGTGCGCGCGGCGCGCACGGACAGCCGGGTGAGCGAGCCGTCCTTGCGCGATGCGGACCTGTCGGCGTTGTTCGGTGTGCCGTTGCTCTTGGGAGCGCAGTTGATGGGCGTGGTGCTGATGGGCAGCCGCGCCACCCATGAACTGTCGGAAGAGGACCAGTTCCTCTTCCGGGCCATGGCGGCGCGTACCACCGCGCTGCTGTTGCAGGCCCAGGCGCATGCCCGCGAGCGCGAGGCGCGCGCCGTGGCGGAGGCGTCCCTGGAGCGCCTCCGGGAGAGTGAAGCGGGCCTGCGGCGGTGGGCGCAGGTCTTCAAGCGGCTGGGCGTGGGCGTGGCGGTGGTGGACGCGACCGAGGAGCGGCTGCGCGAGGTGAACCCCGCCTTCGCTCGCATGCATGGCTACTCGCCGGAGGAGTTGACGGGACGGCGGCTGGAGGACACCTATGCGCCGGAAGCGCGCGGCGTGTTGCCTCGACACGTCGCGGCGGCGAACTCCAAGCCGTCGCACGAATATGAATCACTGCACATGCGAAAGGATGGCACCCGCTTCCCCGCCTTCACGCACGTCACGGCCTTCAAGGATGAGTCCGGCCGTGTGGAGCAGCGGGTGGCCACCGTGGTGGACATCACCCAGCGCCGCGCCATGGAGATGGACCGGCAGCGGCTGCTGGGCGCCATCGAGGCCGAGCGCGCGCGGCTGGCGTCGGTGCTGGACCAGATGCCCGCGGGCGTGTTCATCGCGGACGCACCGTCCGGCCGGTTGGTGATGGCCAGCCGGCAGGTGGAGGTCATCACCGGCAGGCCCTTCCATCCCTCCACGTCGATGCAGGACTACATGTCGGACAATGGCGTCTCGCTGCACCCGGATGGGCGGCCCTACGCCATGGAGGAACTGCCGCTGACGCGCAGCCTGCACCACGGCGAGGTGGTACAGGGCGAGGAGATGCTCATCCCCCGCGAGGATGGTCAGAACATCGCCGTGCTGCTCTCCAGCGCGCCCATCCTGGACCGGGAGGGCACCATCGTCGCGGCGGTGGCCACCATGGTGGATGTCTCCGAACGGCGGCGCGCCCAGGAGGCCTCGTTGCAGGCGGCCCGCTTCGGCGAGCGGCTCATCGCCATTGTCAGTCATGACCTGCGCAACCCGCTCAATGCCATCCAGTTGTCCGCGACGCAGTTGTTGCACAGCGAGGCGCTTCCGGAGCGCGAGCGCCGGTTGGTGACGCGCATCGCCCGCTCCGGCGACCGGATGAAGCGCATGATTTCAGAGCTGCTCGACTTTACGCGCGGGCGGCTGGGCGGCGGCATTCCCATCCAACGCACGGCCGGTGATTTTCGGGCCGTGGTCCGGCTGGGCGTGGATGAATTGGAGGCGGCCTGGCCCGAGCGCAAGCTGGCGTTTCGAGTGGAGCCGGGCCGCTACGAAGGGGAGTGGGACGGGGACCGGCTGCTCCAGGTGGTCAGCAACCTGGGGGGCAACGCGCTCCAATACAGCCCCGCGGACGCGCCTGTGTCCTTCAAGTTGTATGACGATGGCGACTTCGTGGTGCTGGAAGTCCAAAACCCCGGCGAGCCCATCTCCCCGGAGATGCTCCCCCGGCTCTTCGACCCTTTCCGGCGCGGCGCCATGGCGGGGGTCGGCGGAGCGAGCAGCAGTGGGCTGGGGCTGGGGCTCTACATCGTCGAGCAGGTGGTGAAGGGCCACGGCGGACGTATCGAGGTGACCTCCACCGCCCAGGCGGGCACCACCGTCCGGGTGACGCTGCCCCGCCTGCCGATGGCCTGA
- a CDS encoding response regulator → MSTPNLVLLVEDHADSRELLEEFLTLEGFTVETAGNGLSAWERLSRPPLPAAVLLDLMMPVMSGWELMRHVREDARLSTLPVVVVSGAGSSQPLPEGIRATVPKPVDLFELRATLERVVSPA, encoded by the coding sequence ATGTCCACGCCCAACCTCGTCCTCCTCGTGGAAGACCACGCTGACAGCCGGGAGCTGCTGGAGGAGTTCCTCACCCTGGAGGGCTTCACCGTGGAGACGGCGGGCAACGGACTGTCCGCCTGGGAGCGCCTGAGCCGTCCGCCCCTGCCGGCCGCCGTCCTCCTGGACCTGATGATGCCGGTGATGAGCGGCTGGGAGCTGATGCGCCACGTGCGCGAGGACGCGCGGCTGAGCACCCTGCCAGTGGTGGTGGTCTCCGGGGCGGGAAGCTCCCAACCCCTGCCGGAGGGCATCCGGGCCACGGTGCCCAAGCCCGTGGATTTATTCGAGTTGCGCGCCACCCTGGAGCGGGTGGTGAGCCCCGCCTGA